Below is a window of Zerene cesonia ecotype Mississippi chromosome 18, Zerene_cesonia_1.1, whole genome shotgun sequence DNA.
ATTAGTGTTAATTTTGGTTGCAATGTGTGATTTGAGTGTAACGTGAAATTTGTGTTAATTACAATACTAAAAATCTTCCAATATGCCTATTCTAGTGGATAACAAGCACAGAAATGGTAAATATATCGATCGGTTTACGTTTGCCAGCCATTACGTTCCAACTGGGCATTTATTTACTAGTTAATAGATAGTCtcttgatataataattgggTACATGGACATTCATcacactttaaataaattgtaggaGCCAAATATATCGAAATGATCTTATGTTAATTATCAAATGAAATGTACATCTAACCAGAACTGACTGAAGTCTATGTCATGCTTATTGTGAACTTACAAACGACCTTTCTTATACATTTCAAAAGTCTGCTGCATTCATTAAGCTTAATTTGGTGTATGTACCAAATATTGCGTATTTATTGGCATTGAAAGTAACGATAGTCTAGATAGTCTAAAAAATCCCCATCGGGGTGCAAAGAAATCACTCCACACCTTTCCCTTGCCACATACGTTTTTACGCATAAAATGTCTTTGTACGCTATAGAAGTATGTGTAAACGTAGGCCTTTTATATTtgagataaaaaattgattgTACGAGCCGAGTGCATGCGCACTGAGTGCACGACGGGAAGGCCAGCGGAACGGAGGGCGAGGGAGTGGGAATGGAATGTCGATGACGAAGCCAGCCCGGCCGCCGCGAACTTGTTGTTATGTGAAACTGTATTTGAACACTTGCTCTAAGCTCTTCGTCTAATTTTCTATGTAGCAATAGTGACTTCGTAACTAGAAGATAATCATTAATGTTATCGGTGAATAATATGGacgaaatatgaaatagattACATCAGtcatttaatcaattaatttttattttattaaatttatacttttttattttattttaaatgaatattattatcacaCATCTAAATAAGATGAAATGCTATATTAAGACCTCATACTTAGAAATCTAAAAGTATCTTTCCTTCTTTACAGTGGCCACAAATGCAGCGTCACCATTGACAACACAAATGGTGAGCCAACTGCTTAAGAGGCGATCGCTCGTGGGGCAGTTGGTGCTGCCTACTCCAGGATGCGAATCAAATCCGAGTTCTCCATCCACATCGCCAACATCCGTATCCCCATCCGCTTCGGCCGATAAAATTGACAACCGCGATCCATTAAGCTTCTATCCAGATGCACCGGACATGCTCCGGGAAGAAGAGCGTTTGAAAACTTTCGATAAATGGCCAGTTTCTTTCCTGTCGCCGGAACTTCTTGCAAGAAATGGTTTCTATTATCTTGGTCGCGGGGATGAAGTGCGCTGTGCTTTTTGTAAGGTGGAGATAATGAGGTGGGTCGATGGTGACGATCCAGCTAAAGACCATCAGCGATGGGCGCCGCAATGTCCGTTCCTGAGACGTCAAGCGGGAGCTGGTAATGTGCCCCTCGATACACCGGTGACTGTTGGCCGCGATGAGTGCGGAGTGCGAGCCCCGCCCACGACGACTCCGGTTAAAATGCCCGGGCCCGTGCACTCACGTTATGTCTCAGAAGCTGCTCGATTACGTACCTTTGCTGATTGGCCTAGAAGTATGCGTCAAAAACCCGAAGAACTGGCTGAAGCGGGTTTCTTTTATACGGGACAGGGTGATAAAACTAAGTGTTTCTATTGCGATGGCGGTTTAAAAGACTGGGAAAATGACGATGTACCATGGGAACAGCATGCACGTTGGTTTTCGCGATGTGCCTATGTTCAATTAGTAAAGGGCCGCGAATATGTTCAGAAGGTAGCTTCTGAAGCGGCAACAACCACGGCACCCAAAGAAAAAGATTCGTCAAATGGCGTCGTAGCTCCTCCTGCAAATAATACGAATTCGACCACGGAAAAAGAAGAAACCCCCGTGGAAGATTCGAAATTATGTAAGATATGTTTCGCCGAAGAGAGGAACGTGTGTTTCGTGCCCTGCGGTCACGTAGTGGCTTGTGCAAAATGCGCTTTGTCGACTGATAAATGCCCTATGTGCCGAAGGACGTTCACAAATGCAGTGCGTCTTTATTTTTCGTGAGGAGAGTTCGACAGTGGACTCGATGCTAGTCAGTACATCGCGGGCCCTAATGCGTGCTGAAACCACGCTCTAAATGACCGCTTAAAACTgtgattttaacatttaataatatattattttaatataaagcgGTGGGGCAACTTTAAAAACCAAGATGACTTCAAGGATGACGATAAGGTGTTTAATGTAGA
It encodes the following:
- the LOC119833834 gene encoding baculoviral IAP repeat-containing protein 3-like isoform X2, whose translation is MEESSRSNSEENEINQEAGPSFMATNAASPLTTQMVSQLLKRRSLVGQLVLPTPGCESNPSSPSTSPTSVSPSASADKIDNRDPLSFYPDAPDMLREEERLKTFDKWPVSFLSPELLARNGFYYLGRGDEVRCAFCKVEIMRWVDGDDPAKDHQRWAPQCPFLRRQAGAGNVPLDTPVTVGRDECGVRAPPTTTPVKMPGPVHSRYVSEAARLRTFADWPRSMRQKPEELAEAGFFYTGQGDKTKCFYCDGGLKDWENDDVPWEQHARWFSRCAYVQLVKGREYVQKVASEAATTTAPKEKDSSNGVVAPPANNTNSTTEKEETPVEDSKLCKICFAEERNVCFVPCGHVVACAKCALSTDKCPMCRRTFTNAVRLYFS
- the LOC119833834 gene encoding baculoviral IAP repeat-containing protein 3-like isoform X3, whose translation is MLMCFKFVVKYLGLQMDSIKVATNAASPLTTQMVSQLLKRRSLVGQLVLPTPGCESNPSSPSTSPTSVSPSASADKIDNRDPLSFYPDAPDMLREEERLKTFDKWPVSFLSPELLARNGFYYLGRGDEVRCAFCKVEIMRWVDGDDPAKDHQRWAPQCPFLRRQAGAGNVPLDTPVTVGRDECGVRAPPTTTPVKMPGPVHSRYVSEAARLRTFADWPRSMRQKPEELAEAGFFYTGQGDKTKCFYCDGGLKDWENDDVPWEQHARWFSRCAYVQLVKGREYVQKVASEAATTTAPKEKDSSNGVVAPPANNTNSTTEKEETPVEDSKLCKICFAEERNVCFVPCGHVVACAKCALSTDKCPMCRRTFTNAVRLYFS
- the LOC119833834 gene encoding putative inhibitor of apoptosis isoform X1; the protein is MKRMEESSRSNSEENEINQEAGPSFMATNAASPLTTQMVSQLLKRRSLVGQLVLPTPGCESNPSSPSTSPTSVSPSASADKIDNRDPLSFYPDAPDMLREEERLKTFDKWPVSFLSPELLARNGFYYLGRGDEVRCAFCKVEIMRWVDGDDPAKDHQRWAPQCPFLRRQAGAGNVPLDTPVTVGRDECGVRAPPTTTPVKMPGPVHSRYVSEAARLRTFADWPRSMRQKPEELAEAGFFYTGQGDKTKCFYCDGGLKDWENDDVPWEQHARWFSRCAYVQLVKGREYVQKVASEAATTTAPKEKDSSNGVVAPPANNTNSTTEKEETPVEDSKLCKICFAEERNVCFVPCGHVVACAKCALSTDKCPMCRRTFTNAVRLYFS
- the LOC119833834 gene encoding baculoviral IAP repeat-containing protein 3-like isoform X4; translation: MPILVDNKHRNVATNAASPLTTQMVSQLLKRRSLVGQLVLPTPGCESNPSSPSTSPTSVSPSASADKIDNRDPLSFYPDAPDMLREEERLKTFDKWPVSFLSPELLARNGFYYLGRGDEVRCAFCKVEIMRWVDGDDPAKDHQRWAPQCPFLRRQAGAGNVPLDTPVTVGRDECGVRAPPTTTPVKMPGPVHSRYVSEAARLRTFADWPRSMRQKPEELAEAGFFYTGQGDKTKCFYCDGGLKDWENDDVPWEQHARWFSRCAYVQLVKGREYVQKVASEAATTTAPKEKDSSNGVVAPPANNTNSTTEKEETPVEDSKLCKICFAEERNVCFVPCGHVVACAKCALSTDKCPMCRRTFTNAVRLYFS